In one Phyllostomus discolor isolate MPI-MPIP mPhyDis1 chromosome 8, mPhyDis1.pri.v3, whole genome shotgun sequence genomic region, the following are encoded:
- the C2CD4C gene encoding C2 calcium-dependent domain-containing protein 4C, giving the protein MKKTNMWFLERLRGSGENGAAGGEAGDKASKGPLYSNVLTPDKIPDFFIPPKLPASPAEPEGQGELGPAAEQNPASASPRRAPRSPRLPAKLAAESKSLLKAATRHVIQIESAEDWPAEEAATNSDPQAQGAMSLPSVPKAQTSYGFTTLAESPHTRRKESLFHSEHGALSQVGSPGARRRRGGVKANGGDGVSREAGGALMSPSRYFSGGESDTGSSAESSPFGSPLLSRSVSLLKGFAQDSQAKVSQLKHSVVRHGSLSADDSTPDTSPGARRRLTRRAAPEPGSEPGQVPRAEHAVRMGTRGSVRLLAEYEAAQARLRVRLLAAEGLYDHLCDARSINCCVGLCLVPGKLQKQRSTIIKNSRHPVFNEDFFFDGLGPASVRKLALRIKVVNKGSSLKRDTLLGEKELPLTSLLPFL; this is encoded by the coding sequence ATGAAGAAAACCAACATGTGGTTTCTGGAGCGGCTCCGGGGGTCCGGGGAGAACGGTGCTGCTGGGGGCGAGGCCGGGGACAAGGCCTCCAAGGGGCCCCTGTACAGCAACGTGCTCACGCCCGACAAGATTCCTGACTTCTTCATCCCCCCCAAGCTTCCTGCCAGCCCCGCGGAGCCTGAGGGGCAGGGCGAGCTGGGCCCGGCTGCGGAGCAGAACCCAGCCTCCGCCTCGCCCCGCCGAGCCCCCCGCAGCCCTCGGCTGCCCGCCAAGCTGGCAGCCGAGAGCAAGAGCCTGCTGAAGGCGGCCACCCGGCATGTGATCCAGATTGAGAGCGCCGAGGACTGGCCGGCTGAGGAGGCCGCCACCAACTCCgacccccaggcccagggtgcCATGTCCCTGCCCTCGGTGCCCAAGGCCCAGACGTCCTATGGCTTCACCACGCTGGCCGAGAGCCCCCACACGCGGCGCAAGGAGTCTCTGTTCCACAGCGAGCATGGGGCCCTGTCCCAGGTGGGCTCCCCTGGAGCCCGGCGCCGCCGTGGGGGTGTCAAGGCTAATGGGGGCGACGGGGTGTCCAGGGAGGCTGGCGGGGCCCTCATGAGCCCCAGCCGCTACTTCAGTGGTGGGGAGAGTGATACGGGGTCCTCGGCTGAGTCCTCCCCTTTTGGGTCCCCTCTGCTCTCGCGCTCTGTGTCGCTGCTCAAAGGCTTCGCCCAGGACAGCCAGGCCAAGGTGAGCCAGCTCAAGCACTCCGTGGTCCGCCATGGCTCCCTGTCGGCCGATGACAGCACTCCGGACACCAGCCCTGGGGCTCGGCGCCGCCTGACTCGCAGGGCCGCCCCAGAGCCAGGCTCGGAGCCAGGCCAGGTGCCCCGCGCGGAGCACGCCGTGCGCATGGGCACGCGGGGCAGTGTGCGGCTGCTGGCCGAGTACGAGGCGGCACAGGCGCGCCTGCGCGTGCGGCTGCTGGCCGCCGAGGGCCTATACGACCACCTTTGCGATGCCCGAAGCATCAACTGCTGCGTTGGCCTGTGCCTGGTCCCTGGAAAGCTCCAGAAGCAGCGCAGCACCATCATTAAGAACAGCCGCCACCCCGTCTTCAATGAGGACTTCTTTTTCGATGGCCTCGGGCCGGCCAGTGTCCGCAAACTGGCCCTCAGGATCAAGGTGGTCAACAAGGGTAGCAGCCTCAAGCGGGACACGCTGCTGGGGGAGAAGGAGCTGCCCCTGACCTCCCTGCTCCCCTTTTTGTAA